The Mastomys coucha isolate ucsf_1 unplaced genomic scaffold, UCSF_Mcou_1 pScaffold11, whole genome shotgun sequence genome includes a window with the following:
- the LOC116082199 gene encoding keratin, type II cytoskeletal 78-like isoform X4 — MLVRLWLLGQAPGSPTSGSARATHPFPRCVRAGQPQQVAGTVRLRTSCSPRPSPRTGGDKSLVPGPQGRSTHTVTISSLSEAAGLFVSAMSLSPCRAQRGFSAHSACSAFSGARGRTGFSSRSLSTSRRCRGSSCERVWGAKTRQGVRFGPSKGGPGFFQCPPGGIQAVTVNQSLLTPLKIEVDPQFQVVKTQETREIRTLNNQFASFIDKVRFLEQQNKVLETKWELLQQLQGNPSPQGLECIFEACLARLRQQLEELQRERRALDSELKTYQDQEDEYKSKYDQEAYKHASVQNDFVVLKKDVDEVFQSKMDLEGNLESLREHICFLTRLYEEELGQLKTQADDMSVVLSMDNNRCLDFSDIIAEVRARYEEITRTSKAEAEAVFQTKYQELQESAQLQGNSMKEVQVQISQLRQAIQRLQSEIGSLRKQNDSLQSAIADAEQQGEMALRDAQAKLDELEGALRTAKQDMAQMLRDYQELMGTKLSLDVEIATYRRLLESEECRISNEHTSQVTVSIAEGIVPGRICGGQVIMPGGVCSGQVVMPGKECGGQVVMPGRIGTGQMVMPGRSGGGHVVIPGRECGGHVVMPGRESGGQVVIPGRGSGGQVTMPGRGSGGQVVIPGRGSGGQVTMPGRESGGQVTMPGRESGGQVVIPGRGSGGQVVIPGRESGGQVTMPGRESGGQVVIPGRECGGQVTMPGRESGGQVTMPGRECGGQVSMPRRECGSQVVMPGRECGGQVSMPGRECGGQVSMPRRECGGQVVIPRRECGGQVTMPGRECGGQVTMPRGECGGQEVIPRGECGGQVATCGHRSWKGSFGSGGCSSIVTGGFEIPQESGYSPIMGSCSVSGSGFSSGSGSSCRTILKETVESSRKMSVIY; from the exons ATGCTTGTTCGTCTTTGGCTCCTAGGGCAGGCTCCTGGGTCTCCTACCTCAGGCTCTGCACGTGCCACGCACCCATTCCCCAGGTGTGTCAGAGCAGGTCAGCCGCAGCAAGTGGCAGGCACAGTCAGACTGAGAACATCTTGCTCTCCAAGGCCCAGCCCAAGGACGGGAGGGGATAAAAGTCTCGTGCCAGGGCCCCAGGGCAGAAGCACACACACTGTGACCATCTCCAGTCTGTCTGAAGCTGCGGGCCTGTTTGTCTCTgccatgtctctctctccatgccgGGCACAAAGGGGCTTCAGTGCTCACTCAGCATGTTCTGCCTTCTCAGGGGCTCGAGGCAGGACTGGCTTCAGCAGCAGGAGCCTTAGCACCTCCAGGAGATGCAGAGGAAGCTCTTGTGAGAGGGTCTGGGGGGCAAAGACCAGGCAAGGGGTGCGGTTTGGGCCTAGTAAGGGAGGGCCTGGGTTCTTCCAGTGCCCTCCAGGGGGCATCCAAGCAGTGACCGTCAACCAGAGCCTACTGACCCCACTGAAGATCGAGGTTGACCCCCAGTTCCAGGTGGTGAAGACGCAGGAGACTCGAGAGATCAGAACTCTCAACAACCAGTTCGCCTCCTTCATTGACAAG GTGCGCTTCCTGGAGCAGCAGAACAAAGTCCTGGAGACCAAGTGGGAGCTTCTGCAGCAGCTGCAGggcaatcccagccctcagggccTGGAGTGCATCTTTGAAGCCTGCCTGGCCCGGCTTAGGCAGCAGCTGgaggagctgcagagagagcGAAGGGCTCTGGACTCTGAGCTGAAGACCTATCAGGACCAGGAGGATGAATACAAGTCCAA GTATGACCAGGAAGCGTACAAGCACGCATCTGTGCAGAATGACTTTGTGGTCCTTAAGAAG GATGTGGATGAGGTTTTCCAGAGCAAGATGGATTTGGAAGGCAACCTGGAGTCTCTGAGAGAACACATCTGTTTCTTGACACGTCTGTATGAAGAA GAACTGGGACAGCTGAAGACCCAGGCAGATGACATGTCTGTGGTGCTGTCCATGGATAACAACCGTTGCTTGGACTTCAGTGACATCATTGCTGAGGTCCGCGCCCGTTACGAGGAGATTACAAGGACTAGCAAGGCCGAGGCTGAGGCTGTGTTCCAGACCAAG TACCAGGAACTCCAGGAATCAGCCCAACTTCAAGGGAACAGCATGAAGGAAGTGCAGGTGCAGATTTCCCAGCTTCGGCAGGCCATTCAGAGGCTGCAGAGTGAGATTGGGAGCCTCAGGAAACAG AATGACAGTTTGCAATCGGCCATTGCTGATGCCGAGCAGCAaggggagatggctctgagggATGCTCAGGCCAAGCTGGACGAGCTGGAGGGTGCTCTGAGAACAGCCAAGCAGGACATGGCACAGATGTTACGTGACTACCAGGAACTGATGGGCACAAAGCTGTCCCTAGATGTGGAGATTGCCACATATCGGAGGCTACTGGAGAGTGAGGAGTGCAG GATATCCAACGAGCACACCAGCCAGGTcactgtgt CCATAGCAGAAGGCATTGTGCCTGGAAGAATTTGTGGAGGCCAAGTGATCATGCCTGGAGGAGTTTGTAGTGGCCAAGTGGTCATGCCTGGAAAAGAATGTGGAGGCCAAGTGGTCATGCCTGGAAGAATTGGTACAGGCCAAATGGTCATGCCTGGGAGAAGTGGTGGAGGCCATGTGGTCATACCTGGAAGAGAATGTGGAGGCCATGTGGTCATGCCTGGAAGAGAGTCTGGAGGCCAAGTGGTCATTCCTGGAAGAGGATCTGGAGGCCAAGTGACCATGCCTGGAAGAGGATCTGGAGGCCAAGTGGTCATTCCTGGAAGAGGATCTGGAGGCCAAGTGACCATGCCTGGAAGGGAATCTGGAGGTCAAGTGACCATGCCTGGAAGAGAATCTGGAGGCCAAGTGGTCATTCCTGGAAGAGGATCTGGAGGCCAAGTGGTCATTCCTGGAAGAGAATCTGGAGGCCAAGTGACCATGCCTGGAAGAGAATCTGGAGGCCAAGTGGTCATTCCTGGAAGAGAATGTGGAG GTCAAGTGACCATGCCTGGAAGAGAATCTGGAGGCCAAGTGACCATGCCTGGAAGAGAATGTGGAGGTCAAGTGTCCATGCCTAGAAGAGAATGTGGAAGCCAAGTGGTCATGCCTGGAAGAGAATGTGGAGGTCAAGTGTCCATGCCTGGAAGAGAATGTGGAGGTCAAGTGTCCATGCCTAGAAGAGAGTGTGGAGGCCAGGTGGTCATTCCTAGAAGAGAATGTGGAGGCCAAGTGACCATGCCTGGAAGAGAATGTGGAGGCCAAGTGACCATGCCTAGAGGAGAATGTGGAGGCCAAGAGGTCATTCCTAGAGGAGAGTGTGGAGGCCAAGTGGCCACTTGTGGCCACAGAAGCTGGAAAGGCAGCTTTGGGTCTGGAGGCTGCTCTAGCATTGTAACTGGTGGTTTTGAGATCCCCCAGGAATCTGGGTACAGCCCCATCATGGGTTCCTGTTCTGTATCTGGCTCAGGCTTCAGTTCTGGCTCTGGCTCTAGCTGCCGCACCATCCTGAAGGAGACAGTGGAATCAAGTCGGAAGATGTCTGTCATTTATTGA
- the LOC116082199 gene encoding keratin, type II cytoskeletal 78-like isoform X3 encodes MLVRLWLLGQAPGSPTSGSARATHPFPRCVRAGQPQQVAGTVRLRTSCSPRPSPRTGGDKSLVPGPQGRSTHTVTISSLSEAAGLFVSAMSLSPCRAQRGFSAHSACSAFSGARGRTGFSSRSLSTSRRCRGSSCERVWGAKTRQGVRFGPSKGGPGFFQCPPGGIQAVTVNQSLLTPLKIEVDPQFQVVKTQETREIRTLNNQFASFIDKVRFLEQQNKVLETKWELLQQLQGNPSPQGLECIFEACLARLRQQLEELQRERRALDSELKTYQDQEDEYKSKYDQEAYKHASVQNDFVVLKKDVDEVFQSKMDLEGNLESLREHICFLTRLYEEELGQLKTQADDMSVVLSMDNNRCLDFSDIIAEVRARYEEITRTSKAEAEAVFQTKYQELQESAQLQGNSMKEVQVQISQLRQAIQRLQSEIGSLRKQNDSLQSAIADAEQQGEMALRDAQAKLDELEGALRTAKQDMAQMLRDYQELMGTKLSLDVEIATYRRLLESEECRISNEHTSQVTVSIAEGIVPGRICGGQVIMPGGVCSGQVVMPGKECGGQVVMPGRIGTGQMVMPGRSGGGHVVIPGRECGGHVVMPGRESGGQVVIPGRGSGGQVTMPGRGSGGQVVIPGRGSGGQVTMPGRESGGQVTMPGRESGGQVVIPGRGSGGQVVIPGRESGGQVTMPGRESGGQVVIPGRECGGQVTMPGRECGGQVTMPGRECGGQVSMPGRECGGQVVIPGRGSGGQVVIPGRECGGQVTMPGRECGGQVTMPGRESGGQVTMPGRECGGQVSMPRRECGSQVVMPGRECGGQVSMPGRECGGQVSMPRRECGGQVVIPRRECGGQVTMPGRECGGQVTMPRGECGGQEVIPRGECGGQVATCGHRSWKGSFGSGGCSSIVTGGFEIPQESGYSPIMGSCSVSGSGFSSGSGSSCRTILKETVESSRKMSVIY; translated from the exons ATGCTTGTTCGTCTTTGGCTCCTAGGGCAGGCTCCTGGGTCTCCTACCTCAGGCTCTGCACGTGCCACGCACCCATTCCCCAGGTGTGTCAGAGCAGGTCAGCCGCAGCAAGTGGCAGGCACAGTCAGACTGAGAACATCTTGCTCTCCAAGGCCCAGCCCAAGGACGGGAGGGGATAAAAGTCTCGTGCCAGGGCCCCAGGGCAGAAGCACACACACTGTGACCATCTCCAGTCTGTCTGAAGCTGCGGGCCTGTTTGTCTCTgccatgtctctctctccatgccgGGCACAAAGGGGCTTCAGTGCTCACTCAGCATGTTCTGCCTTCTCAGGGGCTCGAGGCAGGACTGGCTTCAGCAGCAGGAGCCTTAGCACCTCCAGGAGATGCAGAGGAAGCTCTTGTGAGAGGGTCTGGGGGGCAAAGACCAGGCAAGGGGTGCGGTTTGGGCCTAGTAAGGGAGGGCCTGGGTTCTTCCAGTGCCCTCCAGGGGGCATCCAAGCAGTGACCGTCAACCAGAGCCTACTGACCCCACTGAAGATCGAGGTTGACCCCCAGTTCCAGGTGGTGAAGACGCAGGAGACTCGAGAGATCAGAACTCTCAACAACCAGTTCGCCTCCTTCATTGACAAG GTGCGCTTCCTGGAGCAGCAGAACAAAGTCCTGGAGACCAAGTGGGAGCTTCTGCAGCAGCTGCAGggcaatcccagccctcagggccTGGAGTGCATCTTTGAAGCCTGCCTGGCCCGGCTTAGGCAGCAGCTGgaggagctgcagagagagcGAAGGGCTCTGGACTCTGAGCTGAAGACCTATCAGGACCAGGAGGATGAATACAAGTCCAA GTATGACCAGGAAGCGTACAAGCACGCATCTGTGCAGAATGACTTTGTGGTCCTTAAGAAG GATGTGGATGAGGTTTTCCAGAGCAAGATGGATTTGGAAGGCAACCTGGAGTCTCTGAGAGAACACATCTGTTTCTTGACACGTCTGTATGAAGAA GAACTGGGACAGCTGAAGACCCAGGCAGATGACATGTCTGTGGTGCTGTCCATGGATAACAACCGTTGCTTGGACTTCAGTGACATCATTGCTGAGGTCCGCGCCCGTTACGAGGAGATTACAAGGACTAGCAAGGCCGAGGCTGAGGCTGTGTTCCAGACCAAG TACCAGGAACTCCAGGAATCAGCCCAACTTCAAGGGAACAGCATGAAGGAAGTGCAGGTGCAGATTTCCCAGCTTCGGCAGGCCATTCAGAGGCTGCAGAGTGAGATTGGGAGCCTCAGGAAACAG AATGACAGTTTGCAATCGGCCATTGCTGATGCCGAGCAGCAaggggagatggctctgagggATGCTCAGGCCAAGCTGGACGAGCTGGAGGGTGCTCTGAGAACAGCCAAGCAGGACATGGCACAGATGTTACGTGACTACCAGGAACTGATGGGCACAAAGCTGTCCCTAGATGTGGAGATTGCCACATATCGGAGGCTACTGGAGAGTGAGGAGTGCAG GATATCCAACGAGCACACCAGCCAGGTcactgtgt CCATAGCAGAAGGCATTGTGCCTGGAAGAATTTGTGGAGGCCAAGTGATCATGCCTGGAGGAGTTTGTAGTGGCCAAGTGGTCATGCCTGGAAAAGAATGTGGAGGCCAAGTGGTCATGCCTGGAAGAATTGGTACAGGCCAAATGGTCATGCCTGGGAGAAGTGGTGGAGGCCATGTGGTCATACCTGGAAGAGAATGTGGAGGCCATGTGGTCATGCCTGGAAGAGAGTCTGGAGGCCAAGTGGTCATTCCTGGAAGAGGATCTGGAGGCCAAGTGACCATGCCTGGAAGAGGATCTGGAGGCCAAGTGGTCATTCCTGGAAGAGGATCTGGAGGCCAAGTGACCATGCCTGGAAGGGAATCTGGAGGTCAAGTGACCATGCCTGGAAGAGAATCTGGAGGCCAAGTGGTCATTCCTGGAAGAGGATCTGGAGGCCAAGTGGTCATTCCTGGAAGAGAATCTGGAGGCCAAGTGACCATGCCTGGAAGAGAATCTGGAGGCCAAGTGGTCATTCCTGGAAGAGAATGTGGAG GCCAAGTGACCATGCCTGGAAGAGAATGTGGAGGCCAAGTGACCATGCCTGGAAGAGAATGTGGAGGTCAAGTGTCCATGCCTGGAAGAGAATGTGGAGGTCAAGTGGTCATTCCTGGAAGAGGATCTGGAG GCCAAGTGGTCATTCCTGGAAGAGAATGTGGAGGCCAAGTGACCATGCCTGGAAGGGAATGTGGAGGTCAAGTGACCATGCCTGGAAGAGAATCTGGAGGCCAAGTGACCATGCCTGGAAGAGAATGTGGAGGTCAAGTGTCCATGCCTAGAAGAGAATGTGGAAGCCAAGTGGTCATGCCTGGAAGAGAATGTGGAGGTCAAGTGTCCATGCCTGGAAGAGAATGTGGAGGTCAAGTGTCCATGCCTAGAAGAGAGTGTGGAGGCCAGGTGGTCATTCCTAGAAGAGAATGTGGAGGCCAAGTGACCATGCCTGGAAGAGAATGTGGAGGCCAAGTGACCATGCCTAGAGGAGAATGTGGAGGCCAAGAGGTCATTCCTAGAGGAGAGTGTGGAGGCCAAGTGGCCACTTGTGGCCACAGAAGCTGGAAAGGCAGCTTTGGGTCTGGAGGCTGCTCTAGCATTGTAACTGGTGGTTTTGAGATCCCCCAGGAATCTGGGTACAGCCCCATCATGGGTTCCTGTTCTGTATCTGGCTCAGGCTTCAGTTCTGGCTCTGGCTCTAGCTGCCGCACCATCCTGAAGGAGACAGTGGAATCAAGTCGGAAGATGTCTGTCATTTATTGA
- the LOC116082199 gene encoding keratin, type II cytoskeletal 78-like isoform X1, giving the protein MLVRLWLLGQAPGSPTSGSARATHPFPRCVRAGQPQQVAGTVRLRTSCSPRPSPRTGGDKSLVPGPQGRSTHTVTISSLSEAAGLFVSAMSLSPCRAQRGFSAHSACSAFSGARGRTGFSSRSLSTSRRCRGSSCERVWGAKTRQGVRFGPSKGGPGFFQCPPGGIQAVTVNQSLLTPLKIEVDPQFQVVKTQETREIRTLNNQFASFIDKVRFLEQQNKVLETKWELLQQLQGNPSPQGLECIFEACLARLRQQLEELQRERRALDSELKTYQDQEDEYKSKYDQEAYKHASVQNDFVVLKKDVDEVFQSKMDLEGNLESLREHICFLTRLYEEELGQLKTQADDMSVVLSMDNNRCLDFSDIIAEVRARYEEITRTSKAEAEAVFQTKYQELQESAQLQGNSMKEVQVQISQLRQAIQRLQSEIGSLRKQNDSLQSAIADAEQQGEMALRDAQAKLDELEGALRTAKQDMAQMLRDYQELMGTKLSLDVEIATYRRLLESEECRISNEHTSQVTVSIAEGIVPGRICGGQVIMPGGVCSGQVVMPGKECGGQVVMPGRIGTGQMVMPGRSGGGHVVIPGRECGGHVVMPGRESGGQVVIPGRGSGGQVTMPGRGSGGQVVIPGRGSGGQVTMPGRESGGQVTMPGRESGGQVVIPGRGSGGQVVIPGRESGGQVTMPGRESGGQVVIPGRECGGQVTMPGRESGGQVTMPGRECGGQVTMPGRECGGQVSMPGRECGGQVVIPGRGSGGQVVIPGXXXXXXXXXXXXXXXGQVVIPGRGSGGQVVIPGRECGGQVTMPGRECGGQVTMPGRESGGQVTMPGRECGGQVSMPRRECGSQVVMPGRECGGQVSMPGRECGGQVSMPRRECGGQVVIPRRECGGQVTMPGRECGGQVTMPRGECGGQEVIPRGECGGQVATCGHRSWKGSFGSGGCSSIVTGGFEIPQESGYSPIMGSCSVSGSGFSSGSGSSCRTILKETVESSRKMSVIY; this is encoded by the exons ATGCTTGTTCGTCTTTGGCTCCTAGGGCAGGCTCCTGGGTCTCCTACCTCAGGCTCTGCACGTGCCACGCACCCATTCCCCAGGTGTGTCAGAGCAGGTCAGCCGCAGCAAGTGGCAGGCACAGTCAGACTGAGAACATCTTGCTCTCCAAGGCCCAGCCCAAGGACGGGAGGGGATAAAAGTCTCGTGCCAGGGCCCCAGGGCAGAAGCACACACACTGTGACCATCTCCAGTCTGTCTGAAGCTGCGGGCCTGTTTGTCTCTgccatgtctctctctccatgccgGGCACAAAGGGGCTTCAGTGCTCACTCAGCATGTTCTGCCTTCTCAGGGGCTCGAGGCAGGACTGGCTTCAGCAGCAGGAGCCTTAGCACCTCCAGGAGATGCAGAGGAAGCTCTTGTGAGAGGGTCTGGGGGGCAAAGACCAGGCAAGGGGTGCGGTTTGGGCCTAGTAAGGGAGGGCCTGGGTTCTTCCAGTGCCCTCCAGGGGGCATCCAAGCAGTGACCGTCAACCAGAGCCTACTGACCCCACTGAAGATCGAGGTTGACCCCCAGTTCCAGGTGGTGAAGACGCAGGAGACTCGAGAGATCAGAACTCTCAACAACCAGTTCGCCTCCTTCATTGACAAG GTGCGCTTCCTGGAGCAGCAGAACAAAGTCCTGGAGACCAAGTGGGAGCTTCTGCAGCAGCTGCAGggcaatcccagccctcagggccTGGAGTGCATCTTTGAAGCCTGCCTGGCCCGGCTTAGGCAGCAGCTGgaggagctgcagagagagcGAAGGGCTCTGGACTCTGAGCTGAAGACCTATCAGGACCAGGAGGATGAATACAAGTCCAA GTATGACCAGGAAGCGTACAAGCACGCATCTGTGCAGAATGACTTTGTGGTCCTTAAGAAG GATGTGGATGAGGTTTTCCAGAGCAAGATGGATTTGGAAGGCAACCTGGAGTCTCTGAGAGAACACATCTGTTTCTTGACACGTCTGTATGAAGAA GAACTGGGACAGCTGAAGACCCAGGCAGATGACATGTCTGTGGTGCTGTCCATGGATAACAACCGTTGCTTGGACTTCAGTGACATCATTGCTGAGGTCCGCGCCCGTTACGAGGAGATTACAAGGACTAGCAAGGCCGAGGCTGAGGCTGTGTTCCAGACCAAG TACCAGGAACTCCAGGAATCAGCCCAACTTCAAGGGAACAGCATGAAGGAAGTGCAGGTGCAGATTTCCCAGCTTCGGCAGGCCATTCAGAGGCTGCAGAGTGAGATTGGGAGCCTCAGGAAACAG AATGACAGTTTGCAATCGGCCATTGCTGATGCCGAGCAGCAaggggagatggctctgagggATGCTCAGGCCAAGCTGGACGAGCTGGAGGGTGCTCTGAGAACAGCCAAGCAGGACATGGCACAGATGTTACGTGACTACCAGGAACTGATGGGCACAAAGCTGTCCCTAGATGTGGAGATTGCCACATATCGGAGGCTACTGGAGAGTGAGGAGTGCAG GATATCCAACGAGCACACCAGCCAGGTcactgtgt CCATAGCAGAAGGCATTGTGCCTGGAAGAATTTGTGGAGGCCAAGTGATCATGCCTGGAGGAGTTTGTAGTGGCCAAGTGGTCATGCCTGGAAAAGAATGTGGAGGCCAAGTGGTCATGCCTGGAAGAATTGGTACAGGCCAAATGGTCATGCCTGGGAGAAGTGGTGGAGGCCATGTGGTCATACCTGGAAGAGAATGTGGAGGCCATGTGGTCATGCCTGGAAGAGAGTCTGGAGGCCAAGTGGTCATTCCTGGAAGAGGATCTGGAGGCCAAGTGACCATGCCTGGAAGAGGATCTGGAGGCCAAGTGGTCATTCCTGGAAGAGGATCTGGAGGCCAAGTGACCATGCCTGGAAGGGAATCTGGAGGTCAAGTGACCATGCCTGGAAGAGAATCTGGAGGCCAAGTGGTCATTCCTGGAAGAGGATCTGGAGGCCAAGTGGTCATTCCTGGAAGAGAATCTGGAGGCCAAGTGACCATGCCTGGAAGAGAATCTGGAGGCCAAGTGGTCATTCCTGGAAGAGAATGTGGA GGTCAAGTGACCATGCCTGGAAGAGAATCTGGAGGCCAAGTGACCATGCCTGGAAGAGAATGTGGAGGCCAAGTGACCATGCCTGGAAGAGAATGTGGAGGTCAAGTGTCCATGCCTGGAAGAGAATGTGGAGGTCAAGTGGTCATTCCTGGAAGAGGATCTGGAGGCCAAGTGGTCATTCCTGG NNNNNNNNNNNNNNNNNNNNNNNNNNNNNNNNNNNNNNNNNNNNNNGGTCAAGTGGTCATTCCTGGAAGAGGATCTGGAGGCCAAGTGGTCATTCCTGGAAGAGAATGTGGAGGCCAAGTGACCATGCCTGGAAGGGAATGTGGAGGTCAAGTGACCATGCCTGGAAGAGAATCTGGAGGCCAAGTGACCATGCCTGGAAGAGAATGTGGAGGTCAAGTGTCCATGCCTAGAAGAGAATGTGGAAGCCAAGTGGTCATGCCTGGAAGAGAATGTGGAGGTCAAGTGTCCATGCCTGGAAGAGAATGTGGAGGTCAAGTGTCCATGCCTAGAAGAGAGTGTGGAGGCCAGGTGGTCATTCCTAGAAGAGAATGTGGAGGCCAAGTGACCATGCCTGGAAGAGAATGTGGAGGCCAAGTGACCATGCCTAGAGGAGAATGTGGAGGCCAAGAGGTCATTCCTAGAGGAGAGTGTGGAGGCCAAGTGGCCACTTGTGGCCACAGAAGCTGGAAAGGCAGCTTTGGGTCTGGAGGCTGCTCTAGCATTGTAACTGGTGGTTTTGAGATCCCCCAGGAATCTGGGTACAGCCCCATCATGGGTTCCTGTTCTGTATCTGGCTCAGGCTTCAGTTCTGGCTCTGGCTCTAGCTGCCGCACCATCCTGAAGGAGACAGTGGAATCAAGTCGGAAGATGTCTGTCATTTATTGA